TTTCTTCACCGATTTTCTCAGGAATGGCTTCTTCAACTGCTGACACTATCTGCTTCTCAAAAGCATCCACAGCCCTGCAAGGATCAATTCATAgaacatttatatatagttCCCCTGAGTTATGCCCTTAATATAAGAATCAAAGGGATTACAACGCATACACTTGATAAAGCCACGATGATCCACCATCCAACTTGATCGAGATGGCTTTCACGTAGCACCCACAGTCCAGCAGCGACAGCTTCAGGGTCCCACTTTTGTCCATCAGAGTCAAGGATAGCCCCACTTCCATACCTTTAACCTACTCATCCCACCGAACTAAACCGTGATTCAAACAGGTGGAACAGCTACTGAATGAAACATAGAACTGTAAACTATGTCACTATGCAGTATGGACATTCATCGAGACCGTCCTCATGCCATACTGCAAAAGATTCCTAGATACAGTCGTGTCTCAAACTATGTTGGGGCATTTTGAATTACACTTAATTCCAACAAGTTCCTCTTCATCCTCCCTATCACCTACAGCAAATTCAGGATTCCATCCTCGCCCCCAAATTTACTCTAGCTGAAAATCGTCGGAATAAGCAAGAATGCTATCTCTCTACTAAAGAAATACCCTTTATGGGTAGCTCAATCGATATACATAAAAGGGGCATCAGTTCTTTATCTTGTTTTTGAATCAATCGGAAGGGAATGAAAGTGCAAGTTCAATCATAGACAAGGCATCAGAAAGTCAGCGTCTTTGCTCAGACAGCGAATAGTATTACCTTCACAGAAGCAGTTCCTCTGTCTGAGATGGTAACAGGGACGAGCCACGTGCTGTAAGAGTACTCCCAGCTCATGCTCAGATTAGCAGTTGCCCCCGAAGCAATAAGGGCAATACCCTCTTCCCCTGTCTTCACGTAGGAAGAACCTATCCCGACAGAATCAATCGTGACGTTGGAGAGAAGAACATCGACCTCCCCAACAACTGGGACCTTGACGGTCTTCCGGATTTGGGGCAGTTGCAGGGGGATGATGGAACTCAAAGCCTCGCTTACGAGCAGGTCCTTGACGAACTCAAGACCCTTGTCGGAAACAAGAACCGAGATGAACCCTTCTGGTTGTTCTTCATTGGGTCGGAGCTGGGTTCTCGCAGAAACCATCAGAAGCGAACAAAGAGCAATCAAGAGAAGTGAAGGAGCCGCCATGTTTGTGGGCAGTAGCTGATATGGAGTCAAAGTGCTCGGAGGAAGGAGAAAGGAATCATTTTTATCCGGAAAAAAGGACATGAAATTAGGATTAGATTGCGTTGCGTGATAATTTGTTGGGGTTTTGGCGATGGAGCCTGCCTGGCCGCCATGTGAATTGATCGAGAGGCTTAAAAGCTTTTGGAAGCTTGCACATCATTGGGTACTTGTGTGGGTTCTCGTTCTTGAGGTACGTTTCGTTGAGAACGAGGCTTCCTCTGTCCACCCGGAATAGGAACAGAGAATCTGCACAAGCCAAAAGATCCGCATGTTTTACAAGATATACGGCATGTACTGTAACTTTCCGTACGACATGTTCCGGTTCTTCCATGGATTCCATATGATGTATTTTGCGAGAGAATGACAGCAACAAGGTATTAATTTCATAgtaataagaatataaaatgATGAGAAAGGAATGTAATGCGGTAGCAGATGTACCCTCGATTGAAATTAAAAGAGTACAATGATACAGAAAACGTACTAGGTGGAACAAATCGAGTCCATTCAATTGAGTCCATTCTCGATTTTAGTAGATTCATCCCATCGAGTCCATTCTTGACTCATGAGGAACTTACATTGCAGATAATAGCCTTATTTCTTTCGAAGTGGAGAGGAAGGTGCCTCTCGATCTTATGTTATTATGAATGAAGGTTCAAATGGGAGTCGactaaaattattgaaataaaatgtcttgaaatataaaaagataatttcaataatcaaattcaatttgaattttttttttgctagaaATCAAATTCAATTGATTGAACTTAAGGCAAGGTGCAttgctcatatatatatagtataagtgtgagtaatttttataatttcatatGCATTTGGTATGGAAAATCACGTCCGCGACCGATTGATGTAGCTTCAAATTGATAAAATCCTGCATCGAACTCCGATTTCTTAAGTAGAATGATAGATTCCTGTTTATTTATCCTCGAATCAATTCAACACGAACTACACTAGTTAGGGATGCATTGGTCTCGATGGGGCCCGACTCAACTCTAACTCGAAAATTCAATCAATTCATGGGCTCTCAGCAAACGATTTTGGACGGTGGGGATTAGGAAGTGGGCGTCAAGCGTGACCTGTCGATAAAACGACGACGTTAAGGCCAATTTAATCCTCAGCAATTGGGGTTCCCTTTCCATAAAGGGCGTGCCGTAGACGTAGACGACGACGGGACGGCCGGACAAGAAAAAGCTCTGCCGATTGACGTGGGTGGCGCCTCTCATGTCGCGTCGCGCCTTATTGTGGAACGACACCGTTTAGTCGCAATAGAATCCATCTCTCCCTTTCCGCCCCTGAGCTTTGAGTCCCACCAACACGGGCGACAAAAGGAGGTGAATTTCCTCTTCCGTTCTCCGCATCAATCCCCAATTCTGATCTCCACTGTTGGCTGGATCGAGAAGATTCGTTGATCCGGAGAGGAATCAGCTCCGATTGCGTGATGTGAGTCTCGGTTTTGTGTGTGATTCAATTGGGCTTTTGGGGTTTATCGGATCAATGGATTCGCTCGATCAAAACCTAGTTCTTGCAATTTCAGTGTAGTCTTTAGCTGGAATGCGTGATTCTGTGGGTTTGACTGAATGTTCAATTCTGATCGCTTTACGAGTCTGCCGCGTAGATTGATCATTGAACTGAAAGATTGAGTCGTGGTTTGATAAATTGCATGGAGCGCTTTACGAGTTCTGCGATTATGTGCCATGAAGCTGCCTTTGACATCTCCTGCTAGCTTTCCTTTGATGTCTGCGAGCCTCCACCTGATCTTTTTGTTTAGTCATAGGTGTGACCGGAATCTTTCTTTTCATGGATTATTGAGGTGTATTGTGATTAATTAGGATTAGGAAACTATGGTTTTCCGTTGATCATAATGATAGGAAAGGAATGTTAGGACTTGGTTTGCTCTGTGTTCGTAAGCTCATGTTTCTACAAGAAGTAATGGTACGCAGCGACCTGAAGTACTGGGGTTTTAGGAATATATCGTACATGCTATCTGTTGCAACCTGAACTAGCGACGTGTATTGATGATGGTTGTTCTAATTGAGCTTGATGGGCAAGCTTGAGAGTTATCTTACCATGCATTCAAGAAAAATTTACAACTTGACGGGTTTCGGCTAACTCTGTTTTCTGTTGTAGGAAAATGGCTTCTTCTGGGGACTCATGGATGAAGGAATTTAATGATGCAACAAAGTTAGCCGATGAAATCGGTGGCATGATATCCGAGCGGAGTATGTTGCCTACCACTGGGCCAGATAGCCAACGCCATGCTTCTGCTATTCGGAGAAAAATCACTATACTAGGGACACGGCTCGACAGCTTGCAGTCTCTTCTGACAAAGCTTCCTGGCAAGCAATCTACGTAAGTGCACTTCCTCATACTGCTCTAGTCAAGCATAGGGAACTCCACATCCTGCTCTGCTATAATCTACATGGACTTTGTGCTTCTTCTTGTTTATGCAGATCAGAGAAAGAGATGAATCGTCGGAAGGACATGCTTGCAAATTTAAGAACGAAGGTGAACCAGATGGCTTCCACCTTGAACATGTCAAACTTTGCCAACAGGGATAGCTTGCTCGGACCAGAAACAAAGCAACCGGATGTTATGAGCAGAACAGCTGGTCTGGACAATCAGGGAATTGTTGTTCTACAGCGGCAAGTAATGAGAGGCAAGATACTATATCCATAACGAATTTTCTTGTCTTTCTCATATGGAGTTTTTTGTCAGCCATGTTAGAAGGATTTGTTTATACTTACCCGCGATGTACCTTTTAAGCAGAGCAAGATGAAGGTCTTGAGAAACTGGAGGAAACGGTGATAAGCACAAAACATATAGCATTAGCAGTGAACGAGGAGCTAGACTTGCACACTCGACTGATTGTATGCATTTCTGTTGAATCTTGTTGTTGCAGTTGCAATTGCTCatttataattaagaaaattactCCTTGTCATTTTCTGGTCTTCTAAGGTAAATTATGTTTGGCTTTGCAGGATAACTTGGACCAACATGTTGAAGTTACGGACTCCCGTCTAAGGGTAAACTTCCATACATATAAAAGTTATCCGGCATGGAATATCATGTTTTGTGTTTTGCATTTTGCATTATCCACATCCATGTAAGAATTGGTAGTAAGATAATCCGTTAGGAGAATCTGATGTTGACAAGTCATTGAGCTATATACATCAATTAGTAGTTCGGAGGGTCTGCAATCAAGCTTTAAATTTCAATTGGTTTGATGATGGGATGGAACCTCTGACATGCAGgagttatttttataatatgagGAGGGAAGAAAATTAATTGCACTGTGATGAAAACCTTGATTCATCATGCATACTGAAGCGGGATGTTAACTTTTGATTTGATTATCAAAGAGAAAACTCGGTTATTTGAAAAACTAGAGAGATCAGAATGCCAAGACTATAAGAATATATCTGATACCTTCATTTTGGGGATGAC
Above is a window of Punica granatum isolate Tunisia-2019 chromosome 7, ASM765513v2, whole genome shotgun sequence DNA encoding:
- the LOC116215391 gene encoding syntaxin-52-like isoform X2; its protein translation is MASSGDSWMKEFNDATKLADEIGGMISERSMLPTTGPDSQRHASAIRRKITILGTRLDSLQSLLTKLPGKQSTSEKEMNRRKDMLANLRTKVNQMASTLNMSNFANRDSLLGPETKQPDVMSRTAGLDNQGIVVLQRQVMREQDEGLEKLEETVISTKHIALAVNEELDLHTRLIDNLDQHVEVTDSRLRRVQKNLAILNKRTKGGCTCMCMILAVIGIVILVVVIYLLVKYL
- the LOC116215391 gene encoding syntaxin-52-like isoform X1; protein product: MKMASSGDSWMKEFNDATKLADEIGGMISERSMLPTTGPDSQRHASAIRRKITILGTRLDSLQSLLTKLPGKQSTSEKEMNRRKDMLANLRTKVNQMASTLNMSNFANRDSLLGPETKQPDVMSRTAGLDNQGIVVLQRQVMREQDEGLEKLEETVISTKHIALAVNEELDLHTRLIDNLDQHVEVTDSRLRRVQKNLAILNKRTKGGCTCMCMILAVIGIVILVVVIYLLVKYL